Proteins encoded by one window of Acuticoccus sp. MNP-M23:
- the pepN gene encoding aminopeptidase N encodes MRTDTGTTVRLEDYAPTLFDAKHVTLMISLHPKATVVRNSTDYAPRGVVDDPLVLEGDGLNLVAADLNGAPLDPRAYEASPDRFVLKNPPKKPFELTLTTIVAPEDNTELMGLYRSSGIYCTQCEAEGFRRITYAYDRPDVLSTYDVWMLADGPGEQVLLSNGNLVAEGQQDGRAYAQWHDPFPKPTYLFALVAGALGAVRDTFVTASGRRVALAIYVEPGKEARAGYAMDALKRSMAWDEERFGREYDLDVFNIVAVSDFNMGAMENKGLNVFNDRYVLADPAVATDLDYAGIEAVIAHEYFHNWTGNRITCRDWFQLCLKEGLTVFRDQEFTADVRSRGVKRVQDAKRLRLAQFREDASPLRHPVRPSTYDEISNLYTATVYEKGAELVRMIHTLIGEAAFRKSMDTYFDRFDGTAATVEDFLSCFAPLDVNAFMAWYQEPGTPKVAVEEDFADGVATITLTQHPAPSATVKPVPIRIAAFGDSGQLDLSAAKVKGAELDGDLLVLKGETASLTLRDQGAAPIVSVLRAFSAPVILERADAPARDIALLTRESDPFSIWDAAQRLLIGALLSAYAGDEPDLAATGEALSAVVTDDAHEAALRALLLEVPSRFTLIEAIGTDVDADKVDAAHRTVSTALGKAMQPALTALHDAPAPAADDVSAGAAGARALRNCALTLLAAAGDTARAAKQADEAGNMTDRLAALGALAGARADETDAALETFHDAFSHEALVLDKYFALQALRGDGDPKARVEGLMAHPAFSLSNPNRTRSLIGAFSQNVAAFHAADGSGYRFLAETAAKLDAQNPQVAARLLTAFGDVRRFDPARRSAAKAALEATFAKVKSSDVADIVRRLLSAN; translated from the coding sequence ATGCGAACCGACACCGGCACCACCGTCCGCCTGGAGGACTACGCGCCAACGCTTTTCGACGCCAAGCACGTCACCTTGATGATCTCGCTCCACCCCAAGGCGACCGTCGTGCGCAACTCGACCGACTATGCACCCCGCGGTGTGGTGGACGACCCGCTGGTGCTGGAAGGCGACGGCCTCAACCTCGTGGCTGCCGACCTCAACGGCGCCCCGCTCGACCCCCGCGCCTATGAGGCATCGCCCGACCGCTTCGTCCTGAAGAACCCGCCGAAAAAACCCTTCGAGCTGACGCTGACCACCATCGTCGCGCCGGAGGACAACACCGAGCTGATGGGCCTTTACCGCTCCAGCGGCATCTACTGCACCCAGTGCGAGGCCGAAGGCTTCCGCCGGATCACCTACGCCTACGACCGGCCGGACGTTCTCTCCACCTACGATGTCTGGATGCTGGCCGACGGGCCCGGAGAGCAGGTGCTCCTGTCCAACGGCAATCTCGTTGCGGAAGGCCAACAGGACGGCCGGGCCTATGCGCAGTGGCACGACCCCTTCCCCAAGCCCACGTATCTGTTTGCGCTGGTGGCCGGTGCGCTCGGCGCGGTGCGTGACACCTTTGTCACCGCCTCAGGCCGCCGCGTTGCGCTCGCCATCTACGTGGAACCGGGCAAGGAAGCCCGCGCCGGCTACGCGATGGATGCGCTCAAGCGCTCCATGGCGTGGGACGAGGAGCGCTTCGGCCGCGAGTACGATCTCGATGTCTTCAACATCGTCGCCGTGTCCGACTTCAACATGGGCGCCATGGAGAACAAGGGCCTCAACGTCTTCAACGACCGCTATGTGCTGGCCGACCCCGCCGTCGCCACCGACCTCGACTATGCCGGCATCGAAGCGGTCATCGCACACGAGTATTTCCACAACTGGACCGGCAACCGCATCACCTGTCGCGACTGGTTCCAGCTCTGCCTCAAGGAAGGCCTCACCGTCTTCCGCGATCAGGAGTTCACCGCAGACGTGCGCTCGCGCGGCGTGAAGCGCGTGCAGGACGCCAAGCGCCTGCGCCTGGCCCAGTTCCGCGAGGACGCCTCGCCGCTGCGCCACCCCGTCCGCCCGTCCACCTATGACGAGATCTCCAACCTCTACACCGCCACCGTTTACGAGAAGGGCGCCGAGCTGGTGCGGATGATCCACACGCTCATCGGCGAAGCGGCCTTCCGCAAGAGCATGGACACCTACTTCGACAGGTTCGACGGCACCGCCGCCACGGTGGAGGACTTCCTGTCCTGTTTCGCCCCGCTCGACGTGAACGCCTTCATGGCCTGGTATCAGGAGCCCGGCACGCCGAAAGTTGCCGTCGAGGAAGATTTTGCAGACGGGGTTGCCACCATCACCCTCACCCAGCATCCGGCACCGAGCGCCACCGTCAAGCCGGTGCCGATCCGCATTGCAGCGTTCGGTGACAGTGGTCAGCTGGATCTGTCCGCTGCCAAAGTGAAAGGCGCCGAGCTTGACGGCGACCTTCTGGTTCTCAAGGGCGAAACCGCCAGCCTGACGCTGCGCGACCAGGGCGCGGCGCCCATCGTGTCGGTCCTGCGCGCGTTCTCGGCGCCGGTCATCCTGGAGCGCGCCGACGCGCCGGCACGCGACATTGCACTCCTGACCCGCGAGAGCGACCCGTTCAGCATCTGGGATGCGGCCCAGCGCCTTCTGATCGGCGCGTTGCTCTCCGCCTACGCCGGGGACGAGCCGGACCTTGCCGCCACCGGCGAAGCCCTCAGCGCCGTGGTGACTGACGACGCCCACGAAGCGGCCCTCCGCGCCCTTCTTCTGGAGGTCCCGTCCCGCTTCACCCTCATCGAGGCGATCGGCACGGATGTGGACGCGGACAAGGTGGATGCCGCCCACCGCACCGTCAGCACCGCACTGGGAAAAGCCATGCAGCCCGCGCTGACCGCGCTGCATGACGCGCCCGCCCCCGCTGCGGACGATGTGTCCGCAGGCGCAGCCGGCGCCCGCGCCCTGCGCAACTGCGCCCTCACGCTGCTCGCCGCTGCTGGCGACACCGCCCGCGCCGCCAAGCAGGCGGACGAGGCCGGCAACATGACAGACCGGCTCGCGGCCCTTGGCGCCCTCGCCGGCGCCCGAGCTGACGAAACCGACGCAGCGCTGGAGACCTTCCACGATGCGTTCAGCCACGAGGCGCTGGTTCTGGACAAATATTTCGCGCTGCAGGCCCTGCGCGGCGATGGCGACCCCAAAGCCCGCGTCGAGGGCCTGATGGCGCATCCCGCATTCAGCCTCTCCAACCCCAACCGCACCCGCAGCCTCATTGGCGCCTTCTCCCAGAACGTGGCCGCATTCCATGCCGCAGACGGATCGGGCTACCGCTTTCTGGCAGAAACCGCCGCCAAGCTCGACGCGCAGAACCCGCAGGTGGCCGCACGCCTCCTCACCGCCTTCGGCGATGTGCGCCGGTTCGATCCGGCACGCCGCAGCGCGGCCAAGGCGGCGCTGGAAGCAACCTTCGCCAAGGTAAAATCCTCCGATGTGGCGGACATCGTGCGCCGGCTCCTGTCCGCCAACTGA
- a CDS encoding FkbM family methyltransferase → MLRAETAWSALLLRGRGPYEIDGMVFEAPDGASPRFHRRLQSGKYELSERGLVTRHVPKGARVLELGGCIGVVACKLNRHLDDPGQHVVLELDPDVATVLAANGRRNNAGFHVVAGAVSRRRNARVKRLPSVVSTRIVHGKEGEAVAAHTIDGLEKRFGVAFDTLVMDIEGGEVNFVRDFGDALKRFDTVMVEVHWWIGPDNLAEVEGAFSAAGLTRVDSAGAVQIWKRQSAPAAG, encoded by the coding sequence ATGCTGCGCGCGGAAACGGCCTGGAGCGCGCTTCTGCTCCGCGGGCGGGGCCCCTACGAGATCGACGGGATGGTTTTCGAGGCGCCGGATGGGGCCTCGCCGCGCTTTCACCGCCGGCTGCAAAGCGGCAAATATGAGCTGAGCGAGCGCGGTCTCGTCACCCGTCATGTTCCGAAGGGTGCCAGGGTGCTGGAACTTGGCGGGTGCATCGGCGTGGTGGCCTGCAAGCTCAACCGACACCTCGACGACCCGGGCCAGCACGTGGTGCTGGAGCTGGACCCCGATGTTGCGACGGTCCTGGCAGCCAACGGCAGGCGCAACAATGCGGGCTTCCACGTTGTCGCGGGGGCGGTGTCCAGGCGCAGGAACGCGCGGGTAAAACGCCTTCCCAGCGTCGTCAGCACCCGGATTGTCCACGGCAAGGAAGGCGAGGCGGTTGCCGCGCACACCATTGACGGGCTGGAAAAGCGGTTCGGCGTGGCGTTCGACACGCTGGTGATGGACATCGAGGGCGGCGAGGTGAACTTCGTGCGCGATTTCGGCGACGCGCTCAAACGGTTCGATACGGTGATGGTCGAGGTCCACTGGTGGATCGGCCCCGACAACCTGGCAGAGGTGGAAGGCGCCTTCAGCGCGGCCGGGCTCACCCGTGTCGACAGTGCCGGGGCGGTACAGATCTGGAAGCGGCAATCGGCGCCAGCTGCCGGATAG
- a CDS encoding acyl-CoA dehydrogenase, giving the protein MSVAAELHNVKDKKVAFQWDDPFRLDDQLSEDERMIRDTAHDYAQEKLQPRVLEAWRNETTDRSIFNEMGELGLLGITVPEEYGGVGASYVSYGLVAREVERVDSGYRSMMSVQSSLVMYPIYAYGDEAQRKKWLPKLATGEFIGCFGLTEPDAGSDPGGMKTRAVKVDGGYMVSGSKTWISNAPIADVFVVWAKSEAHDGAIRGFVLEKGMKGLDAPKIDGKISLRSSITGMIMMDEVFVPEENLLPNVSGLKGPFGCLNRARYGISWGAMGAAEFCWHAARQYTLDRKQFGKPLAATQLVQKKLADMQTEIALGLQGSLRVGRLFDDGEMAPEMISLVKRNNCGKALDIARVSRDMHGGNGISEEYHVMRHMVNLETVNTYEGTHDVHALILGRAQTGIQAFF; this is encoded by the coding sequence ATGTCGGTTGCCGCTGAACTGCACAACGTCAAGGACAAGAAAGTGGCCTTCCAGTGGGACGATCCGTTCCGGCTGGACGACCAGTTGAGCGAAGACGAGCGGATGATCCGCGACACTGCGCACGACTATGCACAGGAGAAGCTGCAGCCCCGCGTCCTGGAGGCCTGGCGCAACGAGACCACCGACCGCTCGATCTTCAACGAGATGGGCGAGCTGGGGCTTCTCGGGATCACCGTGCCGGAAGAGTACGGCGGCGTTGGCGCCAGCTACGTGTCTTACGGGCTGGTTGCGCGGGAAGTGGAGCGGGTCGATTCGGGCTATCGTTCGATGATGAGTGTCCAGTCCTCGCTGGTGATGTACCCGATCTACGCCTACGGCGACGAGGCGCAGCGCAAAAAGTGGCTGCCAAAGCTTGCGACCGGCGAGTTCATCGGCTGCTTCGGCCTCACCGAGCCCGATGCCGGTTCCGACCCCGGCGGCATGAAGACCCGCGCCGTGAAGGTGGACGGCGGCTACATGGTGTCTGGCTCCAAGACGTGGATCTCCAACGCGCCGATCGCGGACGTGTTTGTGGTCTGGGCCAAGAGCGAGGCGCACGACGGGGCGATCCGCGGTTTCGTGCTGGAAAAGGGGATGAAGGGGCTGGATGCACCGAAGATCGACGGCAAGATCTCGCTGCGCTCGTCCATCACCGGCATGATCATGATGGACGAGGTGTTCGTGCCGGAGGAAAACCTCCTGCCGAATGTTTCGGGCCTCAAGGGGCCGTTCGGCTGCCTCAACCGGGCACGCTACGGCATTTCGTGGGGTGCGATGGGCGCGGCCGAATTCTGCTGGCACGCCGCGCGCCAGTACACGCTGGACCGCAAGCAGTTCGGCAAGCCGCTGGCCGCGACGCAGCTGGTGCAGAAGAAGCTCGCCGACATGCAGACCGAAATCGCGCTCGGCCTCCAGGGGTCGCTGCGTGTCGGACGCCTGTTCGACGATGGCGAGATGGCGCCGGAGATGATCTCTCTCGTCAAGCGCAACAATTGCGGCAAGGCGCTGGATATTGCCCGTGTGAGCCGCGACATGCACGGCGGCAATGGTATCTCCGAGGAATACCATGTGATGCGCCACATGGTGAACCTCGAGACCGTAAACACCTACGAGGGAACGCACGACGTTCATGCGCTGATTTTGGGACGGGCCCAGACCGGCATTCAGGCGTTCTTCTGA